tccccaagtatgattttgatatcttatCTGGGAAATCTTAATACCCATTACAAATAATACAACGAGGGTACGGCTAAtcgcgaatcagatacaaccatgaaTATTACCTAATATTTGGCGACACCTCTTCTACTTCTTCTTAAGCCTTTGTGCCGCTCTCAAGCGGGTTCTATTCGGAGTGATCTGTCGCCCATTTTGCACTTTCAAGCGCCGAATGTGGccgcaaggctttcaaatcgccatccagcgcatcgagctaccgttgtttctttGAAAGTGAATtcacgttagcgcgaattacatgaccacgcCATCTACGATGTCTCTCCGCCACTTCTCCTATGATCAGTGTAACTCCACATCAattgcgaatatcctcattttgaatcAAGGcatgtcacgccattagtccaaagcAGTATCTCCTTCTCCATTACCGCTAGCCGCCGTCCACTTCCTTTTACAGACGACTAACActaagaaccatagaggacgaaaGGACGCAGTTGTACATTGGCTGATATCATTGTTAagtgatatttaaatcgcccagttatggggaggtcactgccactgacagcgcCCCTGTTTCattcggttgtcaaaaatttcgcttcattcagattgaatctgagaccgtttccaaattaataaagtctCGGAAAATACAATGACTGGCTACGTTTATCGTATGGACATTCGAAAATCTAAAAGGGTATTCGAAGGAAAAGGTGCAGGTCGAAGATCGATAGGAAAACCTCGAAAGCGCTGGGAAGATTCCTTTTACAAGAACAGCGCATCACTGCTCGGATTTCAAGATTGAGGACGTGATCGATGGATCGAGATGAATGGAGGAAGGACATCTTGAAGGCCAGAAATGGAGTGTAAAGCCTCGAGGATGACGATGCCAAACTAAGAATTACTTAAAAGGTAAAGCGTTGATTCATATTATCGACATGAACATGAATTGCTCTAATTTGTATGCGTTTTCGCTAGTTTTTAATTATAAGGACCAAATTGCATTAAAGGAAAGATGAAGTGGGCGAAAATATCTTAGATCTAAGTGCCATTATCAAAATCAAAGAAAGCATTCACGGCTTTAACTCAAGATTGCTGTTCCCAAAAGCCCCCTTCAGAATTAATTTAGCATATTTTCCCGTATTATGATAAttagaagaaaaattgtaatCTGTACACGAAGTTATATTTGAATGTCGCAGATAAAGTAAAGTTTACTCGAAGATTGTCAATTCAAAGTTCATTCCAAAGGCTACAGATAACAACATTGGATACTAGCTAAAATTAGAAACTCATTACCAACGTCCGTACCTTTCTCCGATCCTATTACAGTAAAACCGCACGCCCAATTGAATGTTGTCGGAATGAATGGATTTGTATTGGTGTCGTTAACACAGGATCTATCCTTATTGCTGTCGTCTGGAGCTCTCTCCTGGCAGGGACGAGACCAactcgaaaaatctaaaattgaaaagttttgcTATTGTTCGCAGAAAGTTTCCTTGGAGAGCTGGCGGTGAAACTTTATACCCACTTTACGATTTTTTCATCGGTTTCGTTATGCTTGAAACGGCAAAGTACCAATACTTCCAATCACCCGTTATCGCTCAAAGGGGATATTGTAATGAACGCTAATGAATTGATGACGTCCGCCGCCGCCTGGGAGACCTACCATCAGGAATCAAGTTCAATTACATTGTAGGTGCTCGGGAGACCGTGCACAAAACCAATGGACCGTCACTAATGTTGCGACGGACTTTATCGATATTGGCCtaattaaaaataagaaaaaaatgattttattgtAATTTTCATTTCGCATTCAGTTGGGGTATGCTTTACAGCTTCCTAAATCAATTAAAATCAGTTTGCAGATCATAAACGAAAAGCGCTTTGAATTAGAGAAATTCCGGGGCACTGCAGTTAGAAAACGAACATTGAGAGTACATGCTTCAGTAATTattcaaacaattttcaattgTGTGCGGTTATATTCCATCTATTTGCAGCAGGGGAGTAGAATACGTGCACCTGAAGCCCTCCATCTTTTGTGGTTTTATAAATGTTCAGCTTCTGATCACTCCCCAGTTATGCATAAATTTACACTGACCCAACTACCCACTCTATTTTTCGAGCGATAATTTTGTAAGAATTTCTATTACAGCGTATTTGTTCTTATATTAAAATTTCCAGTattctgaaatatttttatttataaataataatataaagctTGCACACAGTGACGGGAGAGACATGCAACAGTCACCATTATCTGAGTTCTCGCCGATAGGAATATATTGGCGAAAAGGTAGGTTGACATATTCGGCTGGGCGGGGCCGGGCTCACAGTTGATAATCCCAGCCTTTGTCCAGCAGGCAACTGTGACGGGTGAAATATGTGTGTCATTGCCCAAAGCTCGCAAACGGGAAAACTGGCCTATAGAGGACCACGCCACTAGATTCCGCATAGACTACAATTCATATCGAGAATCGCGAGATTTCTGTTGTATGTTGGGGAACTGCGTCATTAGTAAATACCCGGACCTGGCTTTGATCTGAACCTACTAGATTTAGCTTCCCTTCTTCTTCCCATAGCAGTTGCGGTATTAGGAAATTATAGGATGAAAATGGCCCATCATaatgctaattgggctcttcaCTTAATGTACCTATTTATCCTACATGATCTAACAAAAACTTTAATCGAAAAATTACGCTGTTGTGGACGAAAGTTcactttcttcaaaaatatctgtctcagacagactacTTCAACCATGGTGTCCGGGGATGCAAGACACCTTTCTATCGAAAGATGATGGCGATGACGCTTACACCTTCTGCAGAAGGAAAAGGCATGCCAGGCAACGTCCTTCACATCCTTCCAATAAAGTCAGTTGGGGgaccgtgatttcccgattgtgagtaagtaagattgaaaatacccatgttCGCAGACCAAAcaggttaggtaatagtcaacttcattgtgctttcgattgaaccacgacTATACGTCTTTTATAAGATGTACAGTCCATCTACCCCTCGAATCTCTTTCCAAAGATTGCTGCGACGCGCAGAGAGCACGGGCTCTCTACAAGCGACAGCTCCCTTTTCTCAAGGGAACGgattatgtaaaataaaaatgaaagtatGTTCATGAATACTTCGTTAAAAAATCatagatatataatatattttcactattattaacgaaaatatttaaaaacaaaacacatcATTTACATAAGATTGACAATAAACAATGTTATTTTAACAAACATTGCAACGTAAATCGTAGTAAATCTTTTTCCAATTGAATGTTTGAAGCCACATGTTTCAACTAAAAAACTACGTGAATCTGACCTcagtatatatataaaatatatatcgaCTGAAAGATTGTTCAACATCCACCGACATAATGGGTGCATATTTGAAAACATaatcgaacggctatgcactctgcgcttgcaaggcaagtttagaaatataagcctaattaacgttcacgcctctacagaagagactgcagagtcgaaaaagcataccttctacgaggtagtagaactaaccctcgaagcttgtcccagatatgatataaaaTCATATTTCGGGATTtttacagccaagtagggaaggagcccgcattcaggcgatacgttggctcccatagcttacacgaaaatacaaatgataacggactgcggattattcaattagcagggtcacacgaaatggtgctccgagctcgaatagcaacaccacccagaatcacctctgacaatcaggtgagagttaacactgaaagcatccacaacacagccccccgcgatacctataagagggaaatggatgccgcaataactgcagtcaacagagcacctggagatgaagcatctacaaatgatcttcacaaccacctgaagaacgttatcatggatacagccacaaacatacttggccccagccgcaaaaggagtcggaacgactggtttgacgatgaatgtaagctagcaacggaacggaagaatgccgcataccgagtaatgttgcattctcaaagaacgcgggcacgcgcagagacttatcacgaactccgtcgagcggagaagagacttcacagacggaaaaaggaagcctgggagaaccaacaagtctgtgaactcgaaaagtacagggagcaaccgcaccaggcgcggaagttttaccaacaagtcaatcggatgaagctttatacacctcgatgctcatcccgccgagacaaagtgggaaatctgatttccgacagaatgggcatattggagcgatgggttgagtactttgatgagctactgaacaaccagaacacagGCCAGTTGGGggaccaactgaagacgacggagaaatactgccaccaccaagtttaggagaaacagtccgtgcaattcatcggcttacaaatcataagtcgccaggaaccgatagaattacagccgaattggttaaatatgaaggcgactacttacaccaagtggttcatcaacttgtgctcaaggtgtgggacagcgaatgaatgcctgacgactagtacagagacattatctgtctcatacataaaaagggagatatcacacagtgcggtacttatagaggcatcacgttgctgagtaccatctataagatattctccgctatcttgctaggccggatagccccatatgcccaggacatcattggcccataccaaagaggcttcactccacgcaaatcagcaacagatcagattttttctctacggcaagcgatggaaaaactgttggaatatggacaacattgcacaatctattcatcgactttaaagccgcctatgatagcatagccagggtaaaactgtacacggccatgagggaattcggtatccctacgaaATTAGTAAAACTggttaggctgaccctgaccaatgtacgaggtcagataaaagcagcaggatcactctcaagaccattgaacaccaacaacggtctacgacaaggtgatgccctatcatgcgtcctctttaacctggccctcgagaaagcgatccgtaatgctgaggtaaatgcaacaggTACGATACTCTtttagtccacccaactactggcctatgctgacgatatcgacatcatgggacgaACTACCCGAGaagtgcaaactgccttcatccagatcgagcaggcggtgagagatcttgagctgcatatcaatgatgggaagacaaaatatatggtggcaacgtcagcaccgaccaacaacatcagtagtataaatatgtatgttctaatccactttcatataaaaatcttgcggttttgagacggcatgtatgttcgaatccagttccatatgaaaatgttgtggtttggggcggccggtttggcgcgtgccgggggcgacttttagggaTGCGTAGTTCGTTGGGGGTCGTCCGCGCCGGTTCTTTGAGACTCGGTCCGGGGCGGGGCGGGGCGGCGTgcgtgtttgttgttgttgttggatgtCATGTGCGTATTGCTTGGGTGATGGGGAATTGCTTATCAGGTTGACATATTTGGGAGCGTGTGTATATTAGACCGCGGGTAAATATGtagtaagtttgaaaatgatggtttttttctagattttaaatgtacttggctgattttgttgttgttgttgaggtTCCTGATAAGAGGCGATCGTTTGAGTGCCATGTGCTAATTGTTTGGATgacaaattaatataaatagtgGATTTTGTGAAAAGATTTTGTTATAAGTGAAAAGTTGCCGTAGAGGATGGATTCGATTAACGAATTATTGGGCTGCAAACCGCTCATTTATATTAAAACGTCAGAGTTGGAAGTGGGAAAGCGGTACCACATCACTGGAGGCGAAAGAATGGAAACACGGTAAGttagaatttaaaattaaacttttcttctgctaacaagttctttttttcattgctttttcTATAGATATGGACAGACTATCGTCGTGGATTTGGAGGGTACTATGCGGCTATTTTTACCATCGCGCTATAGTAAATGTAGCGATAAGGTGTTGGACGACTTCAATACAGGGAAGTTGTCCTTAAGTTGCAGCGGTGCGGCCAATTCCAAAAACTTGGAATTCAATCTTCATATATAATAAACCATGAAAATGTAGATTTAGAtgtgaaaatttattattattattcacagaaaaattacttacaataaagaaaaaaaaaaacaaaatttaatatttacaatgaaaacttctttttattacatttgattattattattttgagttaTACATTTTTTCAGAAGGAATGCGTTTTGTAGCGCGCAACATCCGCTGTGGGCATTACAGCGTAACATGTCGGGATAATTTTGTTTCAGTGATTTTAGATTCGGAGAGCTGTGATCTTCCACATTGAATACTAGTGCAATATTTCCCAGCAAATCATCCAgccattttttcttctctgttCCTTTGACGTAGATGGTTGAATTTTTCATGTTTAGAAgtaaatattctttcacttcccAAAATGTTGTTAGCCCACCTTCCCATTTCAATCCATGATGATTTTCGTATACCCAGTGTGCCTGGCATTGCAGCTCTCTTGATAGTGTTGAAAAACTGAAGGGAGGTTTCAGTATGAAGTGTcgatgaaaattttcatttacatTTACGACAGCTAACTCTTTGATGATGAAAGTATTGTTGCATCCTCTAAATCCTTGCATATCGATAACGAAAATCGTCGTCATGGTGATGAAATGGTGTAATTTGCTTGCGCGCAGAATGTAAACGAGATACTGGATTAACATTTATGGTTTCCATAGTTTTTATACAAGTTTTTGAACTGAAGAAGTAAGTGGGTTGTACTCTATCACACGATCATGAAGGAGCAAGCAGTAAGCCGTTGTTAAGGCAGGCACATCTGCAGATGTTTTCATGTCTAACCTTATGTCCACTGAGCCAGATTTCATGGATTCATTTTGACGTGAACAATCAATTACTATAATTGGTGCAGATTCCTTATATTCGCTTCGTGAAAGTAGTGGCTGAGGTTGTACACCGTAATAAGATTGTTGAAAATTGCAGTACATATCATAAAGAAGAGCGAATCGATCAcgggaaaatttaatattcatatCGTCATAAGGATACGATTCGGAGTTTAAAtgtattttgatatttgttaaatCACAGTGATCAAATTTGCTGACATCTTTGTCTTTGAGATTGTTCCGATTTGCCTGTAAAGCTAAAATAACATATCGAGGTTTTTCGAGTTGACCTGTGGTTTTCACATTCCACACATGATCTGTTGTTGTGGGCAGAACCGGATATTCGTACAGTTCCCAATTTCGAAAGCTTATTTGAATCGGATGTCCCGATTCAATATATTTCAACATTGACAATTTTTCAGCGCCATCGGGACTAACATGGGGCACCTTCCACTgtagtttaaaaattttgatgTGTACATTATCAGTGgatgaaataaatgcattttcatcGCTTCTAGTGCGAACCAAAATTAGCTCGTGTTTAGCGTTTACAATAATTTTCTTGTAGTCCTCGGCAAATCCCAAAAGTTTTCTTAGCGGAATAGAAAAGTTGAAGTAACCACTTGACGGTGTGATAGATTCGTTCGGTGACCAAGCGGCATTATAAAGCATtttactttcgttttcattaaGTGATACATAATTTTTTAACATCGATGTTATTCCCACATTTTTGTTTCGATCGATTTCTACTCCATTCAGTTCATATCTTATCTCATCAAATAGGAAAGCTATGCTATTATTCGTCAATTTAGCGAGTGCTGATATTGTTCCATCTGTTTTAGTTAAGGCGCCTTCAATGTAAATGAAACTCTGACTCGgcaaaatacacaaatcctgTTGTTGTATGGGTATTCGGATTTCATCACTGGAGTTGTATGATGATAAGAATGGAGAGTAGCTATGGTATTCAATTtttgatatactattatcaaaacTGATTTTACGTGTAACGTTCAGGATATCgctcattatttttgtttcaatttgaatCCCAATAATTTTAGATACTGTTTATTTTGCAATGTTAATCGCGGTCTAGCTCGTTCGATTTTTCTGATTGAACTGGTTCTATCTACATTATCGGGCAGGTATTTATCATCGTTATATAGCAGCATCCTGAGGCTTCAAATGAAGTCTAATCGTTATTGTTTCCCCTTTGAAGTTTATTATATCTCTGTTTTGATCAATCAGCTTAAGAGTTAGCGTGCTTATTCGTTTAAGGCTTACCGGTAAATAAATGACGTTACTAGGAACCTCCACTATTTTATAACCTGGTCCTACTTCAGGTGAGAATTCATGGATTGTGTGTGAGGGAATATTATTGATGTAAGAATTTCCAACTATGTTACACTCAATCCGTATTACGTTCACTTTACTTATACTCACAGGTAGATCAGAAGtatgtttttcattgattttcaattcTCGTTTAGCGAATCCCAACAATTGACCAATGGATCTTTCTTCATTGAAGTAAATTGGAGCATTTGactttatttcacttttgagtgtattattattagcctgtattaaaagaattattttgtcattGATCTTCGCTAATTCTTTATACAGATAGTTGGCAATATCATCAATTTCGTACGATCCAATGGGTATTTCTATAATGTGCTTCCcaatgtgaaataaattatttttttcatccacGTTAGGTATAGAATTATATGTTTGAAAATCAACAAGTCCGCATACGTAACCACCTTGTAAATCGATTGGTGGAAAATATTCAGTTGTAAGAATGGATGAATTTTCACTTAGAGTTAATGTAAGTGCCATGGCAGTATATAAACAATGAttgattttcagttttaaaaatatttatatatatatattcatatagatgcattgaaaatttacaaaagattgtacaaaaatttcaaacataaaTGTCCACAGTTATATGAGTCGTAGCTTTGATATGCATTGTAGTTGTATTTTATATTAGAACCTAGATAATCTATTAGCTCTTTCGGTggaggtaaatttccaaaactatCAAAGTATTCCACATATCGATTCTGTTTTTTGTATGCTACCCAATGAGTACCAGAACCCCGCATATTATCCAGATTTACAATACCACATTCGTTTTGCTTTGCAGCTCCCCTCGGTAAATTATTTCGCATGAAAACTCCTCTGAAGTTTGACAAGAATCTGGCGAATCTCTTTAAATCATTCTCATTTAATGCTCTCTAGGGTAgtgtttttaaaagttttttgaaCCAGGATTTAAAAACAACCCTAATCCTTTTCTGTACGGTTTTAAATGCAATCCTCGGCCTAATGTTATCTCCTCCATTTTCTGGTTATGACGCTTTTTTTCTTCTAAGGTCTTTTTGGCATTGGTAGCATCATTAACAGCTTTCGCTATTCCCGCAGCTCCACCTGATAAAGCACCAATAGCAGATAATCCTGCGAAAAGAGGAACTAGAAAAGGTAGAACTCCACCAACTTTAGGAATGGGTATTATCCTTGGAGTCTTGAGAGTCTTCTTCCGTCCCTTTGTTATATTCTTTGCAGCAGCTAAGGCTACATTAATACTCGCTTTCATTGTGTCGGGTTTCTTTCTTTTGACAATCCTTCGGACTTTGGAAACAATTGTTCCAAATTTCGGTTTATTCTTCATTCCCATTCCTAATTTTACTTTAGCTTTCATCATGTTGGTTACAAGTAGTGCGTTAGCTCGTTCTGACAATCCTGCGTCTGCTGATCTGACTCGTTGCCATGCCTTTCCAGCTAATACTTTATCTAATATATGACGATCAGccgtttctttaaattttgaatatccaaTATCATGCTCTTTACAGGCTTGATCCAATAAGTTTATTCCTGGATCACCTCTAGCAAGCCGCTCGCTTAGTTTTGTACCAGGACCACAGTATTGATAACCAGGTAGATGCAGTTCAATTGGAAGTTTATTGATTAGGATATTAATCACACCTCTTCCTCTCACCGCTTTTCGTGTTGTActagtatatttatttttatgatcaGTCATTTTATAGTGACCGTTCCCTTTGCGTCTATGTATGCGTATAATCCTGCTCGGTTCAACAACTCTCGCAGACTATAACACTTTTTGCAACAACGTAATTACTTTCAGTCTGGTTGTTTAGTTGCACTGATAATGCGGTTTATACACACTGACATTACAAATGAAAGCTGTATAGCTAAACACAGCAATTTATTGCCTAATAATATTCGGGGTATTATTACGGGTCCTTCTAACTGCGGCAAAACTAACGTTATGCCTTCTCTATTGAAGCACCCAAAtggtataaaatttgaaaatatttacatctaCTCGAAATCATTACATCAACCCAAATAGGAACATTTGAAGCAGGCTGTTAAAGCTATTTCCGGATTGGGCTTCTATACATTCTCAAATAATAGTGAAGTGATTTCGCCTGAAGAAGCCAAATCTGACTCTGTCTTCATTTTCGATGATATTGCCAGCGAGAAACAAGAGAATATTCGATCATATTTCTGTATGGGACGACATCATAATATTGATAGCTTTTATCTGTGTCAAACATATACAAGAATACCGAAAGACCTTATTCGAGATAAcgcaaattttttgattatatTCAAACAGGATGATATGAATTTAAGACACATTTACAATGATCACGTAAACACCGACATGACTTTCGAACAGTTTAGAACCATTTGTGCTGAATGTTGGAATGATAAATATGGATTCTGTGTTCTTTAGAGAAGGGTCGATATCGAAAGGGATTCGATATATTCATAATACTATAAAAGCAAATCCACAGTATGGAAAGAACCCCACATCTATTAAAAGCATCATTACCAACTTAGCAGTTCaggagcagttcaaagcagttcagaAGCAGTTCAAAACAGTTCAGAAGCAGTTCAgaagcagttcaaagcagtccaggagcagttcaaagcagttaaaatcagttcaggaacagttcaaagcagttcagtTCAAAGGATCAGTTTGATGAGCTCAATAGCTGTTCAATACAGTTCGATAACAATTCAATACGGTTTGAGTGCAGCAACAGTGAGGACAGTTCCAAAcaattcaaacaagtcggaataccggaagctcgcgcttcgggtataaaggttttgtgttcatcttatgtgagaaacttcaacgcacatttttctgtccgtatatagctacaaggccaacataatccttcatatttttccaaactacgagacatacgtacatattacagccatagatatcacgctcaccctaaacaaacaaactgcttattaccgtgcacatatatatgcacgtatataagttaacccgaacggaaatgctgcacgcgcaaacacacctgtgtcagcaccacatccaaaagcgacgtctgcaactattggggtcatcggtgcaatcaatgaaatcgcatgattgcacattaggcaaaatcatatttcttttatatttcaaaaattgtagttagttgtaattagaatgccaaacaggcatgaagcaataaattgttttcttttttaattaaacccgatatttttattaactggcgcccgagcagggaccgCTTCGCACGTGTGATTTTTTGATAAGTCTTATCCTTAGAATCTCTAGTAACTTCGTTACATTATCGCAAAGTTTCCGCGAATTTTAAAACGATACGCGATAACCAAGTAATCGTTTTCGTGTAAACGcgaatgaaaagttttcggaGTGGAAAAGATAAAACCGGAATTAACCAAAATTTCGAAGCACGCGTGTTTTTCCTGATTTAGCCCCAAGTAGCCTTTGAATAACCAAAGGAGGCAAAAAGGACAATCGCTGATTAAGGATCCGAAGCAGTTCACCATAaaattcgaacaaaacaaaatttcatccgatatgaaagcaagagcgttcttaatgtaagtaattacaaattattattgtaaaattacgccaaattgatttctctaaaaaagctaaccagattcaattagaataaattcaaagttttaaaggttcaattaagaattgtatgttttgttttaccttatattcatttattaaagctattgcattattgtcactaaattgtcttttatatacaaaaatatttaattcattttaattcaaaagaaaaatactcgaaaagcgaatcgtttgaattgacataatcaaaagtgaaataattaaaagtgattgaattcaggaagtgaatagtgaatatctgcaatctttttgaatttatcggGAAAGGTGATCTTTTAGTTATTCAAAAATGTCGAATCCTCATAATTTGATTCAACCACCGCGATTAAATCTCGATGGCCTTGCTGATGCTTTGCCCACTTTAGAACCACCGGTTAATGGCAATCATAATGAGTCTAATAATGCTCCGAACTACGAACTGCTCCAAACTATTTCCCGAGTAGTTGAGGAAACTCTCCGTACTCAAGGGAGACAAATGTTTAGTGCATTATTGAATCCCGCATCTGACATTGGAGATGAAGTAGACGTACCAGTTAATATCAGTAATAATGAGAATCTGTCCGAAATGGATAGAATCCCTGACGTCGTTAAGAGCTTGAGGACATTTTCTGGGGAACCAGGTGAATTCAGCTCATGGCGAAAGAGCGTTGatagaatccttcatatttatgaCCATCTAAGAGGCACGCCGAAATATTACGGTATACTATCGgttataagaaacaaaattgtaGGTAACGCAGATATAGCATTAGAATCGTACAATACCCCTCTGAATTGGACTAAAatctccaaatgtttaaatctgCATTACGCGGATAAAAGAGATCTTGGTACCTTAGAATACCAGATGACAACCTTAGTCCAAGGTGCGAATACCGTTTCCCAATTCTATCAAGAAGTGTATAATCACCTATCTCTTATACTTAACAAATTAGGGTCGATTGAAATGAGTCAGGACGCGATGAATATC
The DNA window shown above is from Hermetia illucens chromosome 5, iHerIll2.2.curated.20191125, whole genome shotgun sequence and carries:
- the LOC119658180 gene encoding uncharacterized protein LOC119658180 yields the protein MSDILNVTRKISFDNSISKIEYHSYSPFLSSYNSSDEIRIPIQQQDLCILPSQSFIYIEGALTKTDGTISALAKLTNNSIAFLFDEIRYELNGVEIDRNKNVGITSMLKNYVSLNENESKMLYNAAWSPNESITPSSGYFNFSIPLRKLLGFAEDYKKIIVNAKHELILVRTRSDENAFISSTDNVHIKIFKLQWKVPHVSPDGAEKLSMLKYIESGHPIQISFRNWELYEYPVLPTTTDHVWNVKTTGQLEKPRYVILALQANRNNLKDKDVSKFDHCDLTNIKIHLNSESYPYDDMNIKFSRDRFALLYDMYCNFQQSYYGVQPQPLLSRSEYKESAPIIVIDCSRQNESMKSGSVDIRLDMKTSADVPALTTAYCLLLHDRVIEYNPLTSSVQKLV